In one window of Thalassotalea agarivorans DNA:
- a CDS encoding ABC transporter ATP-binding protein yields MIEVNNLHKSFKSLKALDGLSFTAKDGEITGLLGPNGAGKTTCLRTIYGLLKADQGITTVDGIDVAKQPLDVRKRLGIFPDKFGLFERLTAYEQIDYFASIQGLSGKTKKEAIERVIADLEMEELAHRKTQGFSQGQRMKVTLAQALVHKPQNFVLDEPTRGLDVMSTRVLRNYLSKFKEHGHCILFSSHVMQEVAALCDRVIIVANGKLAAQGTPEELCKLAGETHLEEAFVKIIGSDEGIAA; encoded by the coding sequence ATGATCGAAGTAAACAATTTACACAAATCGTTTAAATCATTGAAAGCTCTCGATGGTTTGTCGTTTACCGCAAAAGACGGTGAAATCACGGGCCTTTTAGGCCCAAATGGCGCAGGTAAAACAACGTGTTTGCGCACTATTTATGGATTGTTAAAGGCCGACCAAGGCATTACCACCGTGGACGGTATTGATGTCGCCAAGCAGCCGTTAGACGTGCGCAAGCGTTTGGGAATTTTTCCTGATAAATTCGGCTTATTTGAACGCTTAACTGCATATGAACAGATTGATTATTTTGCCAGTATTCAAGGCTTATCTGGTAAAACAAAAAAAGAAGCGATTGAGCGCGTGATTGCTGATTTAGAAATGGAAGAACTTGCGCACAGAAAAACACAAGGCTTCTCACAAGGGCAGCGCATGAAGGTAACATTAGCACAGGCGCTTGTGCACAAACCGCAAAATTTTGTGTTAGATGAACCAACGCGAGGCCTCGATGTGATGAGTACGCGCGTATTAAGAAACTACCTTTCTAAGTTTAAAGAACATGGCCATTGCATTTTGTTTTCCTCTCATGTGATGCAAGAAGTTGCAGCATTGTGTGATCGCGTGATCATCGTTGCCAACGGCAAACTTGCGGCGCAAGGAACACCGGAAGAATTGTGTAAACTTGCTGGCGAAACACATTTAGAAGAAGCGTTTGTGAAAATTATTGGTTCAGATGAGGGGATAGCAGCATGA
- a CDS encoding alpha/beta fold hydrolase has product MKIKGAIIFSIASIFSHLSHAQQSPVEACHIEGIKAKVQCGSLTVPQDYAQKDGETLEINFAVLPAIDNSQYNEPLMFLAGGPGQAAAELSPMINRVFYDIRKTRDIILVDQRGTGRSSPLACLENIELDPYILIPENLTTTEIQQCLDALPSDLSHYTSENAIRDFDAVRAALGHEKVHIYGGSYGTRAALVYMRLFPESLQTVTLDSVGPVEVPIGLFGQSASRSFDLLLKHCKEDAACNNAFPNLRGDFDAVVAALKESPIEVTIPHPTLGTPTRFVISKSRLISTVRLQLYSTRGRYMVPLIISQAAQGNYLPLAGLVAQSAEGLGMYVGLTFNIVCSEDLPRVTEQMKTTDADNTFGQDDSHSAFNVACSVWPKYQVDEAFYEPVTANIPTLILSGNLDPVTPPSNGDFPAKTLPNNKHIVLEHASHTVAMSTCASDLVAQFVKEQDPKALDESCLALIEKPSFMTSLNSDL; this is encoded by the coding sequence ATGAAAATAAAAGGGGCGATTATCTTTTCAATCGCGAGCATTTTTTCTCATCTCAGTCATGCACAGCAATCTCCAGTCGAAGCGTGCCACATTGAGGGTATCAAGGCTAAAGTCCAATGTGGCAGCCTTACGGTTCCGCAAGACTACGCACAAAAAGATGGTGAGACACTCGAAATAAATTTTGCGGTGTTACCGGCGATCGACAATAGTCAATATAACGAGCCATTAATGTTTCTAGCAGGTGGTCCAGGGCAAGCCGCTGCTGAATTATCACCAATGATTAATCGTGTTTTTTATGATATCCGTAAAACGCGCGATATTATCTTAGTGGATCAACGTGGCACAGGTAGGTCTTCACCGCTAGCTTGTTTAGAAAATATCGAACTTGACCCTTATATCCTCATTCCTGAAAATCTAACGACCACTGAAATTCAACAATGTCTTGATGCCCTGCCGTCTGATTTAAGTCATTACACCTCGGAAAATGCTATTCGAGATTTTGACGCAGTACGCGCCGCATTAGGCCATGAAAAAGTGCACATTTATGGTGGCTCTTATGGCACCCGCGCCGCATTGGTTTATATGAGGCTATTTCCCGAGTCACTGCAAACGGTAACGCTCGACAGTGTAGGGCCTGTTGAAGTACCTATTGGTTTATTTGGTCAAAGTGCATCACGTTCATTTGATTTGCTACTTAAACACTGTAAAGAAGATGCCGCCTGTAATAACGCTTTTCCTAACCTAAGGGGCGACTTTGATGCCGTTGTTGCAGCACTTAAAGAAAGCCCGATTGAAGTGACGATTCCGCATCCAACACTGGGCACACCTACGCGTTTTGTGATCAGTAAATCTCGCTTAATTAGTACGGTGAGACTGCAACTATATTCAACTCGTGGCAGATATATGGTGCCGCTAATTATTAGCCAAGCAGCACAGGGCAATTACTTGCCTTTAGCAGGCCTTGTTGCTCAGTCGGCTGAAGGGTTAGGCATGTATGTCGGTTTAACCTTTAACATAGTGTGCAGTGAAGATTTGCCTAGAGTCACAGAGCAAATGAAGACAACTGATGCTGATAACACCTTTGGTCAAGATGATAGCCACTCCGCGTTTAACGTTGCTTGTTCAGTTTGGCCGAAATATCAGGTGGATGAGGCATTTTATGAACCAGTCACTGCAAACATTCCAACGCTTATTTTATCTGGAAATTTAGACCCAGTAACACCTCCGTCTAATGGCGATTTTCCAGCAAAGACTTTGCCAAACAATAAACATATCGTGCTTGAACATGCATCTCATACGGTTGCAATGAGCACTTGTGCGTCAGATTTAGTCGCCCAGTTTGTTAAAGAGCAAGATCCTAAAGCACTTGATGAAAGTTGTTTAGCGCTCATCGAAAAACCTAGCTTCATGACTAGCTTAAACAGTGATTTATAA
- the folA gene encoding type 3 dihydrofolate reductase, whose protein sequence is MTILSMIVAHADNRIIGKDNDMPWHLPADLAYFKKTTLGKPVVMGRKTYESIGRPLPGRQNIVITRDPNYAVDGVTVVNSIDQALQQAGDVEEIMVIGGGAIYAHCLPSADKLYVTHIEATIEGDTQFPAYDTAQQWQLIEETPFTADEKNAYNLRFCVYQRS, encoded by the coding sequence ATGACCATACTGTCGATGATTGTTGCCCACGCTGATAATCGTATTATTGGTAAAGACAACGATATGCCATGGCATTTACCCGCCGATTTGGCCTATTTTAAGAAAACAACGTTAGGTAAGCCTGTGGTAATGGGACGTAAGACATATGAGTCGATAGGTCGCCCTTTACCAGGTCGCCAAAACATTGTGATCACGCGCGATCCTAATTACGCGGTTGATGGTGTTACCGTGGTTAATTCAATCGATCAAGCGTTGCAACAGGCCGGTGATGTAGAAGAGATTATGGTGATAGGTGGTGGTGCAATTTACGCACATTGCTTACCGAGCGCAGATAAACTTTATGTTACCCATATAGAAGCGACTATTGAAGGGGATACACAATTTCCAGCCTATGATACAGCGCAGCAATGGCAGTTGATTGAAGAAACACCGTTTACTGCTGACGAAAAGAATGCTTACAATTTAAGATTTTGTGTTTATCAGCGCAGTTAG